In Elephas maximus indicus isolate mEleMax1 chromosome 25, mEleMax1 primary haplotype, whole genome shotgun sequence, the genomic stretch AACGGGGTGGGTGGAGAGATCCCAAGGGCTCCTCCTTGCCTACTGGGTTCACTCCTTTCTGCTTTATTACAACGCCCCCCAAAACTGAGTCTCTccgttattgtgaagattaaacagGAAACTACGTGGAACAGGACAGCACAGGGTATGGTGAAGTAGATGCCCAGGCAATGGCTGCTGGCTCTAACTTTTGTTCTATCAGGCCAGGTGCATCCTCTGCTCTGGGAAAGCTCTCAGGTACAGACAACCAGCTCTGTCTTTCCAGGTGGAGTTTCCTGTTGTGGCCCCACTCTACAGCTCCCACACACAAGTCGTGGAGCGCAAGCATCGCCTTTTGTGAACCTACAAAGTCAGAGGTCTCGATGTATGGAAAACATGACCTGACAGGGCTTAATGTTTTTAAAGTGGGCAACTGAGGACTTGGCGTACCCTGCTCTAACATAGCTCTAACATAGTCCTCTGGTTCCTATTTTTCATTTGTCAAGCGAGGAGCGCCCTCTCCGGCCCTGCTGCAGAGCCTCACCGGAGGGCCTCCAGCCGCTGCGTCTGTGACAGGTTGCCGTGGAGCTCGCCCACCTGCAGCCCCATGAGGCCCAGGAGGATATGCATGCGGTGGGCCTGCTTCTTGGTCTGGGTGAAAAGCATCACGTGGTCGCTGAAGGTCCTCGTCAACAGAGCTGGCAGGGGGACAGGAGTGAGCAGGCAGCTGTCTCTGAGTCTCCTATGTGACTCCCATACCCTCCCCACCCGCTAGGTGCCAGGCGCTGTGCCTGGCACGGGAGACAGGCAAGGCCCCTGCCCCTGTGAAGTCATACTACAAGGCAGAGACTGAGGCCAGTGCCCAGGGGTGAGAAATAcatgagagagtgaagggaggagGGGGGTCACCCACAGGAAGATCTGGGGGAagcttccaggcagaggaaacagcaaacGTAAAGGCCCCAAGTTTGGTGGGTTTGAGAAAGAAGGTAACCATGGCTGGACAGCAAGGCCCGAGGTGGGGAGGGCTATCACAGGAGTCTGGCGGGACCCGCTAGGGAGCTCGGATTTTAGCAGCGGAAGCCACTGGAAGGTTCTGAATAGGGAAGTAACAGAAGCAAATGTTCACGTACATGCGATCACTTCAAGTGGCCTGTGTTGTGGTGGGCGTTAGGCAGTGGGCAGAGTGGAAGCAGGTAAGAACGGTCAGGAGGCCCTTGCAGTGATCCAGGGACAGACAGGAGTGGCCTGGACTGAACAGCCAGAGGGGCAGGTGGTGGGAAGTGGCTGGGAGTTCAGCAGCACATAGAAAGTACTAGATGCTGGGAGGGAGGTGAggtggagagagaggaggaaggacTCGTGCAGAAAGCAGAGCAGCGGCGATGCCACTTACTAGGTCAGGAAGACTGGGAGGAGGTGGCACACGGAAAAAAACAGTGTGGACACCAGGAGGCCAGGGACTCGCCCACTCCCACTCCCAGCCTGCCCCTCGGCTTCACCTGCCACAATGGCTTCCCGGTCCCCCTCCCGATTGGGCCGGATCCGGATGAACTCCTGCCGCAGGAAGGGAGCCACATCCGTGTTGCTGTTCACGAATATGCGGACAGGATTTTTCAAAGAGACGGAAGCCAGATCTTTCACCTGCCAAGCACAACGACAGAGATGGTCACCCCTCTGAGAGAAGCGGGGAAGAGGTGACACTGTGCTTGTACTCGTCCCAGACAACCGCCCTCAAGCCCAGCCCAGGCCCTCCAGACTGGCCTTCCATTCACAGCCCCAAGGGGAATCCTGCAGCCCACCTCATCCGTCATCGTGGCTGAGAAGAGCATGGTCTGGCGGTGGTGGGAGCACATTCGGATAATCTCCTTCATCTGCTCCTCAAAGTACTCATCCAGCATCCTGGCAGGCAGGGTGAGGAGGGAAACTGTAAACACGGACTGAGCTCTCTTCTGTCACAGTAGTGCAGAGATAGAGAGGACCAGACAGGCCTTTGTTTTGTGGTTGTTGCGAGTTACGTTTCAGTCTCGCATATTTTATTACTCTCATTACTATTGCTGGGGAGCAGTGGCGGCTCAGTGGTAGAAcgcttgccttccatgcaggagacccaggtgtaattcccagccagtgtaccccAGGCACAGCCACCgcttgtctgtcagtggtggcttgcctattgctgtgatgctcaacaggtttcatcagagcttctgaataagacaaagtaggaagaaaggcctggcgatctacttccaaaacagctGCCAAAGAAAACTGTCCAGATCACAACAGCTGATTTTTGTCGTGCGTGAGGTTTCTATGAGTCATGGGCCAACTCGAGagcagctaacaccaacaacatcaatactgctattattattttaccttttCACCAAGAATTACCGTTATATCATATTggcttgatcttttttttttttctgatttacaaATAATTCAACATAACACTTCACCCCTAAGTATTTCAGCAAAATAAGAACAATGACCTACATGGCCAATGCCATTACCACACCCAGAAAATTTAACAGTGCTTGAATAATATCTAAAGTAAAGTCCCTATTCAAATGCCCCAACTGTGCCCAAAATGTCATCTGATAGCCATCACTTAATTTTTTAGTTCAGGAACCAAAGTTCATGCACTACATTTGGTTGTCATGTCTCTTTCCAAACCAAaatatccaaacccactgccatcgagtcaattctgacttagcaaccctataggacggagtagaactgccccacagggtttctaaggctataatctttatagaagcaggctgtcacaactttctcctgcaaagcagctggtgagtttgaacagcacttaaccgctgtgccaagGCTCTTTAGAAAAGTCTCCTCACTCCACCTTTTATTTTTTGGTCCTTCATGACACTGACACAGAAGAGCCCAGTCTGTTCCGTGGGACGCCTCACCAGCAGGACTTGCCTGGCCGTGTCCTGGTGACTGGGCTTAGTCCAGTCCTGCTGGGAGGAAGTGGCGGGGTGCAGCTGACCGTGTGCGGCACCGGCCCTGCAACGGGAGCCCAGAGCATCCGTGTTCCAGCACCACCAAAGCGAGTCTGAGCAGCtggttaaggtggtgtctgccagctctctctctctaccaTGAAGGAACCTTTTTCTCTGGAAATAATCTGTAATCTGTGAGAGCAGAGTTTGATTCCAATTTTTCAGGTGGCCTATTCTTTCTGCATTTCACCCTCTAGGACAGGCTCCAGTCTAGGATCAGGTATGGCATTTAGtggtcatgtctccttaggctaaATCATTTCCACAGCCTCTCTTGGTCTTTTGAAGCACTGACATTTTCAGAATGGAGGCTAACATCTGAGGGCAGGGCCTTTGGGGCCTGAGAGCATGTGGGGGCCCCCACCCTTCAGATGTACCTGTCAGCCTCATCCAAGATGAGCACCTCAATGCTGCTCAGGTGGAAAGAAGGGCAGTTGTGGAGGTGATCAATGAGCCGGCCCGGGGTGGCAATGAGGATGTCAGGCGCGGCCCGAAGAGCTGCTTCCTgagacttcacgtccaggccacCTGCAGAGAGGAAATCCCATGAGGCGGCCAGGTCAGTCACTCACCTGTGTTTCCTGTGCACCTGCCACCTGCCAGGTCCCATGCCCAAGGCGAAGGAAACAGCAGAGACTGGCAGAGTCCCTGCTTGCATGGATTATTCAATATACTGGGAAGTCATTATTTTATTATGATTGTGCTAAGtgcctatagagttgttataagtcggcatcaactggatggcaacaagttaGGTTGGGTTAagttcaaaaacaataaaataaaaatgatgacaCAAAGGCCTTTAGAACAGAATGACTCCAACATTCAGGTGTTGAGAGAGGCAGCTGGAAAAACTGATGATGTCCTTGTACATGTGTACAAAAATCACCTCTGACTTCCAACTGCCTGAAGACGGTAAATGGAGCTCaggcctactctgacacacacggggtcaccatgagtcggccgCTGGAACCAAGCGAAAAGGGTACAACGAAGGAGGTCAGATCATACAACCATACTTCACTGGCAAAACGATGCCCAAAACAATCAATACTTgattcaccaccagggtttccatcatgatTCATAGTAACCAGCAATTAGAACCTAATCCTTTtggtaccaagaaaaaaaaataacattttcataactttttttatttttcaaggttGCTTAAGCCCAATCAACCCCCTGCCCCCACTATCTGCTATTAAAACGTCATCCCAGGTTGTAAGTGGATGCAATCAATACGAGGGACCCTTCCTGACACTGGTTATCCTCAGAGAACAAGGCTTCCAGCAGGCAGCCCTTGGCAGGAAACTCACCCACAGCCAGGCAGGTGGTAATGCTGCAGAACTGGGCCAGCTGCTTGGTGACAGAGTGCACCTGGATACCCAGCTCCCGGGTCGGAACCAGCACGAGCACACGGGTCACCGCAGCCTGGCGGGGTTTGTAGATCAGACGCTCCAGGACAGGCAGGGCAAAAGCAGCGGTTTTACCTGGAAGGCAGGGCAGCAACGAGCAATGAGAAGGGGTTGGCTCCTTCAAGCTTCAGGTGTTCGCCAGCACCGAGAACCTACATATCCAGTCAGGGAGAAATGAAGCAACTAACTGTTCACATTTTTTGGTGTTAAGAACATTAATTTGTTAtatataagcatttttttttaatatataaacagGTAAAATACAGTACAACAGGAGTATATACGTATGTAAAAATTCACACTAAAGGCTGAAGGGGagactggatggcacaaacagttaagtgctgactACCAGccgaaagggtggtggtttgaatccactcagaggcacctcagaagacaggcctggtgatctgctttccaaaagtcatagccttgaaaaccctatggagcagttctactctgcccacagggagtcgccatgagtaagaaatgacttgatggcaactaacaacaatgacaagacTTGTGGACTTAGAAAGtaataaaaactcacaaaaataaaatctaccaGGACACATATACAAAGGAGCACCACACTGCTGCCTTGTGTACTGGCAGGAAAAGATACCGAAGACATCTCAAGTGAAAAAAGCCTCACGCTGAACGGTGTGTGATTTGCTACCTTTTGTATAAAAAAAGAGGGAAGTATCTATGTACTTATTTGCATTTCAATTGAAACACATTTCTATTACATTTGCATTTGAAAAAACTCTGGAAGGGGgtggaaattgaagaattttattgCCTACCTTTCTAAAGTATTTGATTTCTGAGCCATGTACCTGCATTATCTATTCAGAAACAGACATtttaaaagaggggaaaaaaaaagtaaagaaaccaATCAACACAAGCCAGGATTCCTAAAACCCTGGTTTGTCATTTCTTCAAAATACAGAAGTGAGCCAGGCCTTCTCGACCTCTGAAAAGCTGTGCTTTCATCCACCTTTACTTTAGGATAAATTACTATAAATAGAATAACTCTTAATAACACTCTGCAGAGTTAGACTATGTATTCCCCAACTGCCTCCAAAAAGACTGAAATCTTTTAACCTCCTGCCAGCACTGTGTGAATGAAATTCTTGATCCTTCACAAAAATGCAGAGGCATCAGTAAAACAAAACTGTCCTTGGCTTTAGAATGCAAAGAGGCACACACTTGGCCCCAACTGGCTTTGTGGTTTGAAAGAGACCAAGTGCAGTGATCAGTGACCCAGGCAGTACCGACCACACATACTGCTGTCATTTGTCATCTGCGGCCTGAAGAGACAGGACTGAGAATGGCTGAGCCATCCCATTCAGGTCCGTGTGAAAGCTGATTGCTGTGCCCTGTGGGAACAGGCTGACTTGCCCAGTTCCCCCTTCCTTTAAGCAAGGATTTGTAGTGggctggcttttggctttgtttccATCACTGCAATTTATGGACTGGACAGTTCAATCTGTgttccccgcccccgccccgtccCCCTGGCAGCAGCCGGACAGGCTGCTAATCCCAGTCTCCCCTGAGCTGCCCCCAGCCCTGTCTCTTAGTTCTCCACCCCAGCCCTGTCTCTTAGTTCTCCACGTCTGGGATGGGCAATCCAGGCTGTGCTGGGTGCTGACTCTCCTCCCAGTCTCTCCCTCCACGAGTGGTCCCCCTTCCCTCCAATTCCCTCCAGCTACAGGCACAGGGAACAGAGAGGCAGAAACAAGCTAAAGTCTGTGAAGAGCTGCTATGAAGACAAAATGGGAACAGGTCAATTCGAAGTTCCCAGAATTttcaaaagccaaaaaaccaaaccagttgctgtcaatgagattctgactcatggtgaccctgtgtgtgggGGGTAGAGctgcaccccacagggttttcaagactgtgaccttttggaagcaaatggtcaggcctttcttccaaggtgtctttgggtgggtttgaaccaacaacctttccgttaatagtcgagcacttaaccatttacaccacccagtgaCCCCCCAAAATTTACAAAGGGTATTAAAACCATCAGTTCAGTGAACTTCTGTGAACTCcttaaatagttaaaaaaaaaattagcaaattgGCCTTCTGGTATCATTCTGGGTTTGACTTCTTCTGCCCCTTTGAGTCCCTATCCTTTTACCTGTCCCAGTGGCTGCACAGGCACAGATGTCCTTCCCCAGCAGACCCACAGGTATACACGCCTTCTGGATTGGGGTGGGCTGCTTGAAGCCCATGGCTGTAATGGCCTGAAGTGAAAACACAGCGTcagacaggagggagggggagtctcagcacaaaacaggGCAGGTTTCCAAACAAGTGGTCACTATACCAAGCCCTCCTagttattcactcaacaaacacttattgcgtgcctactatgtgccaagcactgagtTCTAGGCCCTGAGGATGTAGCAGCAAAGCAAAGAAGTAAAACCTGCCCTCATGAATCTTACAAAAATCTGGCAAAAAGACACAGATCAAAAAATACACGTATGTCAGATGGAGATAAATATTCTGGAGGAAAACATGGCAGTTGAGGGGGATGGGGAGTGCAGAGGTAGAACAGCCTGGACTTCGATTTAAGTCAAGTCGTCAGGGAAGATCTCATGGAGCAAAAGGATGCTGACTATTGAGTAAAGCCTGAAGGAAGTGAAGTTTCTGGGAGAAAagtgttctaggcagagggaacagcaagtgcaaaggccctgaggaagAAGGATGCCTGACCTGTTTGAGGGTCAGCAAGGAGGCTATTGTGGCCAGAGCAGAATATGTGCTACCAAGTGACATCAGAGGGGATGCAAAGGGGCAGGCCCTTGTAGGCCAATGTAAGGGCTTTAACTTTTACCCCAAGGAAAACTGGGAGCCACCAGAGGGCTTGGAGAAGTGGAGGGACACGATGTAACTTTTTGTTCGAGAAGGCTGTCCAGCAGCTGCGTGAACAAAAGAGCTTGGAGAGGCAAGGAGAGAAGCGAAGTGCCCCATTAGGGAGCTACTACATTAATCCCACAGCTACCAAAAGAAGCCACTACCTTCAGAAGAGGTCGGGAAAGGTTCATGTCCTGGAATGAGAGGTTCTCATCATACTGAGATGCATCTTCAAAAAATCCTCCAGCTTCCTACACCACGAAACCAAAATCAGATAATGAGAACGCAGCACAAAGGGCCCAGGAAAACCAAATGGCCTTAAAGTCCTTTCAGGTTGCAAAAAACGAGCTGCACATGGTTTCCAAGCCCACACTAACctgtcctttcttcttcttcttcttcttctcctttacTTTGAGTGTATCTGTGGAGAAAAATACAGCCAGTAACCACAGCCcatacttactgagcacttacaaTCTGCTAGGCACTGTCCTAGGGGCTTTACACGGATTAACTCACTGAAACCCCATAAGAACCCAATGAGGGGACTACTCTCATTAGCCTAAAAGAGAACCTAAAGAAAGAGTTCAACACAGCCAGGAGGGGAGCTTAAATACTAACTATGCAAACCCAAGAATTCCCACAAAGTAAAGGCAGGCCCCTCCCACTTCTCTGTCCCTGACTCTGCAACATCCACCTGCTTTGGTGAGGATGTTCTCATCAGCGGAGGAATAATCAGTCTCTGAATCTTCAGCTTCTGGGCCTTCCTGATCTTTCCCTTCAATGTCTTCCTGCTCCTCCAGCTCAGAGGTTTTTATCGTGTCTTTCTCCTTCTCCAACGTCTGATCCTctgcttctttctccttctccaacTTCCCAGATTTGGCTTCTTTATCctagaaaaaaataacagtaaagCAAGGGCAACTACACACTCAGGGAAACCAGAACCTAAGGCAAACAATATTGTGCTCTACAGTCTTGTTAGGATGCTACGTGGACTCCTGGGCAATATTAACCCTCAGCACACAGAGAAGCCTTCCTCTACCAGCCCCACCCCAACTCAGGCCCTAAAGAGAAATCGTGGGGTCGTCTGGAGAATAAAGCTCAGGACTTAAGGACAAAGAGAATAACTGCCTTCCTTTCTCAcctctgttttccttttcttccgaACTTTCTCAATCTTCTCATCTAATGTCGTGGCTGCTCGCTGCAGATAAAaattaagagataaaaagaaacatgCATGTGGGAATGACACAAAGCAAGGTTTCTCGGAGGGTCTCAGATTTATATTAAATGCTAATATAAAAATGACTTGCTTGTTCTGGGATAGATTAACCAATTTGTGGATTATCCATGGCAAAACACTTATTAAATAAATGGTCTGTTTGTGAAAACAATTTAAATGAAAAGGAATCAATAAGAATTCCACATTTTAGAAGGTGTTTACTATTCACAACAATATAATTACCAAGAGATGCCATATTGTATCTGACTGCTACTTGGAAAAATCCTTTCCCTTGCCAATCGGGCATAACATAGCCTTTTAACTAAAATGTTGGAATCCGAACAAAATCACATAATGTTGCATAATGTTAAAACtttagaaaggttaagtaaatGACCAAAAAAGTCCCTgcgtcgagttgatcccaactcacagggaccctgtaggacagagtaaaagtgccccatagggcttccaaggctgtaaatctcatcAGGGCTTCTAATCActttgttctggttcaaacccctgctgcgAACCTGCATCTCTAACGAGTTCCcaagtgatgctaatgctgctggttagggaccaattctaagaaccactagtacagcagtggctctcaaaattTATCACACTTAAGAATCACCTGGTAATCTTGTTAAACTGTGGATTCTGATctagtgtatctggggtggaaatgcaagttctcagtaGGGGTTCGAACAGAATAAAGTCTGACCTGGTTGAAAGCCCTGGTAAatcgagcagctggtgggttcaaaccgagaacctttctgttaacatccaagcgcttaaccactgcaccaccagggctcactcaaGCTGCCATCACACTCACCATAACTGTAATGAGCCGTGTCATTATCTAACTATTTTCTACCTTGCGATACCATAAGATTCCTAGGACAGAGTCCATAATTACACCAGGTGCCTATACCAGGGTCTGGCAACGAAGATATTTGTCACATATGAGTCTGaaattaattttcattaaaaCACAGAACAGGAGAACAAACAGTTCATaatgaatttgtaaaaaaaaatttctttggcATTCTCTGATAagataacaaacaggaaaaaaaaaaagaaaaatctcaagaTGACCTTGAAAAGGCAATGCTCATTTATTTCAATCAGAACAAGATCCAACAGTCTTGACAACAGTGCTCCAAGCAGGCAACATTTCTCTTTGAAGCATTTGGAATGGAAAAGAAGTTTGATGCATCTTCTAGCTTGTTAATCAGATTCCAAGAAATACAAGGGATCTTAGCAAAGGAACAGATGACGATGACATTTATGGGCAGCTTTGGCTGTGCTGTGTGGGAACCAGGGACCCTGAACAATAATGCCACATGAGGTTGCCTGGTGAAGTGACAGAGAATGACAATATCTGCAGGCTCTCAAAAACACGATTACCCAGGTGGCCTACTAGGCTGTCTTCTGTTGCTAGATAACAAACTGATATAAATCACAACTTCTAATATTCAAAACAAAGAGTGAATGCCTTAAAAAGAGACCAGTTTAACATAGCTCTGTCCAAGTCAAGCAATTAATGCAATGTTTGGTGTTCCTAAGCCATTGGGCTAGTATTATCGGATTTCCTCTAAGGCTTTTTTGCTTACATTTTAATATCCACAAAAGCAAGAAGGGCCTCTGAATATATACACTGAAGCAAGCGTGAGCTCACTTC encodes the following:
- the DDX27 gene encoding probable ATP-dependent RNA helicase DDX27, giving the protein MFEELGLIGTIGEDEDVPLEPESDSGDEEEEGPIVLGRRQKALQKNRSADFNPDFVFTEKEGLYDGSWAMADVLSQLKKKRAATTLDEKIEKVRKKRKTEDKEAKSGKLEKEKEAEDQTLEKEKDTIKTSELEEQEDIEGKDQEGPEAEDSETDYSSADENILTKADTLKVKEKKKKKKKGQEAGGFFEDASQYDENLSFQDMNLSRPLLKAITAMGFKQPTPIQKACIPVGLLGKDICACAATGTGKTAAFALPVLERLIYKPRQAAVTRVLVLVPTRELGIQVHSVTKQLAQFCSITTCLAVGGLDVKSQEAALRAAPDILIATPGRLIDHLHNCPSFHLSSIEVLILDEADRMLDEYFEEQMKEIIRMCSHHRQTMLFSATMTDEVKDLASVSLKNPVRIFVNSNTDVAPFLRQEFIRIRPNREGDREAIVAALLTRTFSDHVMLFTQTKKQAHRMHILLGLMGLQVGELHGNLSQTQRLEALRRFKDEQIDILVATDVAARGLDIEGVKTVINFTMPNTVKHYVHRVGRTARAGRAGRSVSLVGEEERKMLKEIVKSAKAPVKARILPQDVILKFRDKIEKMEKDVYAVLQLEAEEKEIQQSEAQINTAKRLLEKGKEAQNQEPERSWFQTKEERKKEKIAKALQEFDLALRGKKKRKKFMKDAKKKGEMTAEERSQFEILKAQMFAERLAKRSRRAKRARAMPEDEPARGPTKKQRPAKKSVFDEELTNTSKKALKQYRAGPSFEERKKLGLSHKRRGGNFKSKSRYKRRK